The Bradyrhizobium sp. WBAH42 genome includes a window with the following:
- the lipA gene encoding lipoyl synthase translates to MVVIVDTIANPLRPRHPEKVNRPDSASPPKPDWIRVRAPNTRGYADTRNIVRANGLHTVCEEAGCPNIGECWDKKHATFMIMGDTCTRACAFCNVKTGLPNALDAAEPQNVAEAVAKLGLAHVVITSVDRDDLADGGAEHFAETIRAIRAACPSTTIEILTPDFLRKEGALEIVVAAKPDVFNHNLETVPSRYLTVRPGARYFHSIRLLQRVKELDPTIFTKSGIMVGLGEERHEVQQVMDDLRSADVDFLTIGQYLQPTRKHHAVMRYVPPDEFSSYEKIAYTKGFLMVSASPLTRSSHHAGEDFARLKAARAAHAR, encoded by the coding sequence ATGGTCGTTATTGTCGATACCATCGCGAACCCGCTGCGCCCACGCCACCCCGAAAAGGTGAACCGCCCCGATTCCGCTTCGCCGCCGAAGCCGGACTGGATCCGCGTGCGCGCACCCAACACCCGCGGCTACGCCGACACCCGCAACATCGTGCGCGCGAACGGCCTGCATACGGTGTGCGAGGAGGCGGGCTGCCCGAATATCGGCGAGTGCTGGGACAAAAAGCACGCGACCTTCATGATCATGGGTGACACCTGCACCCGAGCCTGCGCTTTCTGCAACGTCAAGACCGGCCTGCCGAACGCACTGGATGCGGCCGAGCCGCAGAACGTCGCCGAGGCCGTGGCCAAGCTCGGCCTCGCCCACGTCGTCATCACCTCGGTCGACCGTGACGACCTCGCTGATGGCGGCGCCGAGCATTTCGCAGAGACCATCCGCGCCATCAGGGCCGCGTGTCCCTCGACGACGATCGAGATCCTGACGCCCGACTTCCTGCGCAAGGAGGGGGCACTCGAAATCGTCGTTGCGGCGAAGCCTGACGTGTTCAACCACAATCTCGAGACGGTGCCGTCGCGCTATCTCACGGTGCGGCCCGGCGCGCGCTACTTCCATTCGATCCGGCTGCTGCAGCGGGTCAAGGAGCTCGATCCCACCATCTTCACCAAGTCCGGCATCATGGTCGGCCTCGGCGAGGAGCGCCACGAGGTGCAGCAGGTGATGGACGATCTGCGTTCGGCCGACGTCGACTTTCTGACCATCGGGCAATATTTGCAACCGACCCGCAAGCATCACGCGGTGATGCGCTACGTGCCGCCGGACGAGTTCTCGTCCTACGAAAAGATCGCCTACACCAAGGGCTTCCTGATGGTGTCGGCGAGCCCGCTCACCCGCTCGTCGCATCATGCCGGCGAGGATTTCGCGAGACTGAAGGCTGCGCGGGCAGCTCACGCCCGCTGA
- a CDS encoding PopZ family protein — protein sequence MTQPAKVTEPSMEEILASIRRIIADDEAKPPPAEAAKPEKAAAPAAPAKPQAMNDIPPSKVAPPKPAAEKPAAPPPAAKPAPPPAPAPAADASNSQDDIDALLAGLDAATPAPEVRAPEPEPEPEPDVLELTDDMAMDPTPPPPPPSFRKVEPRDDLEFAEPPRPAPPPSYAPVDFDAPPLPPQQPILAQSTVSAVESAFNSLAHTVLSSNARTLEDLVKEMLRPMLKSWLDDNLPGLVERIVKAEIERVSRGGR from the coding sequence ATGACGCAGCCTGCAAAGGTCACAGAACCCTCCATGGAGGAGATTCTGGCCTCGATCCGGCGCATCATTGCCGACGATGAGGCAAAGCCCCCGCCGGCCGAGGCCGCCAAGCCCGAGAAGGCGGCGGCGCCCGCCGCGCCGGCGAAGCCGCAGGCGATGAACGACATTCCGCCATCCAAGGTCGCTCCACCCAAACCCGCTGCCGAGAAGCCCGCTGCACCGCCGCCGGCCGCAAAGCCGGCGCCGCCACCTGCGCCGGCGCCCGCGGCGGACGCATCCAACAGCCAGGACGATATCGACGCGTTGCTGGCTGGCCTCGATGCGGCCACACCTGCGCCCGAGGTCCGCGCGCCCGAACCAGAGCCAGAACCCGAGCCGGACGTGCTCGAGCTGACCGACGACATGGCGATGGACCCGACGCCGCCTCCGCCGCCGCCGAGCTTCCGCAAGGTCGAACCGCGCGACGATCTCGAATTCGCCGAACCGCCGCGGCCCGCTCCGCCGCCGTCCTACGCGCCGGTGGACTTCGACGCGCCGCCGCTGCCCCCGCAGCAGCCGATCCTCGCGCAATCGACGGTCTCCGCGGTCGAATCCGCCTTCAACTCCCTGGCCCATACGGTGCTCAGCAGCAACGCGCGCACGCTGGAGGACCTGGTCAAGGAGATGCTGCGGCCGATGCTGAAGTCCTGGCTCGACGACAACCTGCCGGGCCTCGTTGAACGCATCGTGAAGGCCGAAATCGAGCGGGTCTCGCGCGGCGGCCGCTGA
- a CDS encoding cytochrome c, with amino-acid sequence MMVSKLSITLFAIVALTTIAHAQDKSSDVVARGEYLARAGDCTACHTAPEGRLFAGGRPMPTPFGTLYTSNITPDPDTGIGKWSADDFYKTMHSGRFPDGGLIYPAMPFASYTKVTRADSDAIYAYLRSIQPVNQKNKPHELRFPYDNRQLILGWRTLFFTEGEFKPDPKKSAEWNRGAYLVEGLGHCGMCHSPINALGGTSQSDAFKGGLIPMQNWYAPSLTSNREAGLGDWSIKDITDLLQTGVSMRGVVYGPMAEVVHNSLQYLSDEDTRAMAVYLKSIAEPSPSPPASSTLPTSESSLLISLGKTVYDKHCASCHGAQGEGKPPHWPPLANNQSIEMQSAVNPIRMVLNGGYPPGTKGNPMPYGMPPFAGLLSDNEIAAVVSYIRTAWGNRGTPVSAREANELRSAPLN; translated from the coding sequence ATGATGGTCTCGAAACTGTCGATCACGCTCTTTGCCATCGTCGCGCTCACGACAATTGCGCACGCGCAAGACAAGAGCAGCGATGTCGTCGCGCGCGGCGAATATCTCGCCCGCGCCGGCGATTGCACGGCGTGCCACACTGCACCCGAGGGACGCCTGTTCGCCGGCGGCCGGCCTATGCCGACCCCGTTCGGCACGCTTTACACCTCCAACATCACGCCGGATCCCGACACGGGGATCGGCAAATGGAGCGCCGACGATTTCTACAAGACCATGCACAGCGGCCGCTTCCCGGACGGCGGGCTGATCTATCCAGCGATGCCGTTCGCCTCCTACACCAAGGTCACGCGCGCCGACAGCGACGCGATCTACGCCTATCTGCGCTCGATTCAGCCTGTGAACCAGAAGAACAAGCCGCACGAGCTGCGCTTCCCCTACGATAATCGCCAGCTCATCCTCGGCTGGCGCACGTTGTTCTTCACCGAGGGCGAGTTCAAGCCGGATCCGAAGAAATCGGCGGAATGGAATCGCGGCGCCTATCTCGTCGAGGGCCTCGGCCATTGCGGCATGTGCCATTCGCCGATCAACGCGCTCGGCGGCACCTCGCAATCGGACGCCTTCAAGGGCGGCCTGATCCCGATGCAAAACTGGTACGCGCCGTCCCTCACCTCAAATCGCGAAGCGGGGCTCGGCGACTGGAGCATCAAGGACATCACCGACCTGCTCCAGACCGGCGTCTCCATGCGCGGCGTCGTTTACGGCCCGATGGCCGAGGTCGTGCACAACAGCCTGCAATATCTCAGCGACGAGGACACGCGCGCCATGGCGGTGTACCTCAAGAGCATTGCGGAGCCCTCGCCGTCGCCGCCGGCAAGCTCGACGCTGCCGACCAGCGAGAGCAGCCTCTTGATCAGCCTCGGCAAGACCGTTTACGACAAGCACTGCGCGAGCTGTCACGGCGCTCAGGGCGAAGGCAAGCCGCCGCACTGGCCGCCGCTCGCCAACAACCAGTCGATCGAGATGCAGTCGGCGGTCAATCCGATCCGCATGGTGCTCAATGGCGGCTATCCGCCGGGCACCAAGGGCAACCCGATGCCCTACGGCATGCCGCCGTTCGCGGGGCTTCTGTCCGATAACGAGATCGCTGCCGTCGTCTCCTACATCCGTACCGCCTGGGGCAATCGCGGCACGCCGGTCTCGGCGCGCGAGGCCAACGAGCTGCGCTCCGCTCCGCTGAACTGA
- a CDS encoding cytochrome c codes for MSARDLFSFRNPHFTTAVGITAAILIVTAIGGFIVLPFAQPWVQFANVWDAICSAAGLPQRAATVTAPEQTKRLSDVVLTSNTLSRPSQEAIGRGATLAQRCAICHGPTGISRADSPNLAGQYAAVIYKQLHDFRSGARTNAVMSPFAVNLTDQEIADLSHYYAYLPRLPAYHPTPQLPKPNIVIYGAPMRGIAPCGSCHGSLDNKTGSPWLEGQSETYMKAQLQAFASGERRNDISQQMRNIARAMTPQDIEQAAAYYASQPPDVVKAVD; via the coding sequence ATGAGTGCGCGCGACCTCTTCAGCTTCCGTAACCCGCATTTTACGACGGCTGTCGGCATCACCGCCGCGATCCTCATCGTGACCGCGATCGGCGGCTTCATCGTGCTGCCGTTCGCGCAGCCCTGGGTCCAGTTCGCCAATGTCTGGGATGCGATCTGTAGCGCCGCCGGCCTGCCACAGCGCGCGGCAACCGTCACGGCGCCCGAGCAGACCAAGCGTCTGTCCGACGTCGTGCTCACCTCGAATACGCTCTCACGGCCGAGCCAGGAGGCGATCGGCCGCGGCGCGACGCTGGCACAGCGTTGCGCCATCTGTCACGGCCCGACCGGCATCAGTCGCGCGGACTCCCCCAACCTTGCGGGCCAGTATGCCGCGGTCATCTACAAGCAGCTGCACGACTTCCGCTCGGGCGCGCGCACCAATGCCGTGATGTCGCCGTTTGCGGTCAATCTGACCGACCAGGAGATCGCCGATCTCTCTCACTATTATGCCTATCTGCCGCGGCTGCCGGCCTATCATCCGACGCCGCAACTGCCGAAGCCCAACATCGTCATCTATGGCGCGCCGATGCGCGGGATCGCGCCTTGCGGCTCCTGCCATGGCAGCCTCGACAACAAGACCGGTAGCCCATGGCTCGAAGGACAATCGGAGACGTACATGAAGGCGCAGCTCCAGGCCTTCGCATCAGGCGAGCGCCGCAACGACATCAGTCAGCAGATGCGCAACATCGCGCGCGCGATGACGCCGCAGGATATCGAGCAGGCGGCGGCGTATTACGCCTCGCAGCCGCCGGATGTGGTGAAGGCGGTGGATTGA
- a CDS encoding c-type cytochrome: MFARVAASAAVIITLAAIDGASAQMANQPPDTMAARVEACTPCHGNKGEGTSDVYFPRLAGKPAGYLYNQLLAFRSGRRKYPPMNYLLEFLPDPYLQAMAEYFANEHPPLPQPTPSEVSKDVLAQGEQLATSGDANRNIPACVSCHGPDLTGMQPGIPGLLGLRAAYISAQLGAWRYGTRTAKSPDCMQLVAGHLTEADVTAVAAWLATRPAPANPAPLPRGTYALPFGCGSQPN, from the coding sequence TTGTTCGCTCGCGTCGCGGCCTCGGCCGCCGTGATCATCACTTTGGCCGCCATTGATGGTGCGTCCGCGCAAATGGCCAACCAGCCGCCGGACACGATGGCAGCGCGGGTGGAGGCGTGCACGCCCTGCCATGGCAACAAGGGCGAAGGCACCAGCGACGTCTATTTCCCGCGCCTCGCGGGCAAGCCGGCCGGCTATCTCTACAACCAGCTTCTCGCCTTCCGCAGCGGCCGGCGCAAATATCCGCCGATGAACTATCTCCTGGAGTTTCTGCCTGATCCGTATCTTCAGGCAATGGCGGAGTATTTTGCCAACGAGCATCCGCCATTGCCGCAGCCGACGCCGAGCGAGGTCAGCAAGGACGTCCTCGCACAGGGCGAACAGCTCGCCACCAGCGGCGATGCCAATCGCAACATTCCGGCATGCGTGAGCTGCCACGGCCCCGACCTGACCGGCATGCAGCCAGGCATCCCCGGCCTGTTGGGCTTGCGCGCCGCCTATATCAGCGCACAGCTCGGCGCCTGGCGTTACGGCACCCGTACGGCCAAGTCGCCGGACTGCATGCAGCTCGTCGCCGGTCATCTCACCGAGGCCGACGTGACGGCCGTGGCCGCCTGGCTCGCGACGCGGCCTGCGCCCGCCAACCCGGCCCCCCTCCCGAGAGGCACCTACGCCCTGCCCTTCGGCTGCGGCAGCCAGCCCAACTGA
- a CDS encoding valine--tRNA ligase has translation MIEKNYQPADIETRMSVVWEDSLAFKAGRPDRRDAVPFTIVIPPPNVTGSLHMGHALNNTLQDILCRFERMRGRDVLWQPGTDHAGIATQMVVERQLMERQQPGRREMGREKFLERVWQWKAESGDTIINQLKRLGASCDWSRERFTMDEGLSKAVIKVFVELHREGLIYKDKRLVNWDTKLLTAISDLEVQQTEVKGSLWYLRYPIEGKTFSPEDPSSFIVVATTRPETMLGDTGVAVHPEDERYQKLIGKNVVLPLVGRKIQIVADEYSDPEKGSGAVKVTPAHDFNDFEVGNRHGLRRISVLDREGCLDLLDNEDYLRDLPEGAAQFAEEFHKVDRFAARKRIVERLESFGFVERIEPHTHMVPHGDRSGSVIEPYLTDQWYVDAKTLARPAIAAVRSGETTFVPKNWEKTYFDWMENIQPWCISRQLWWGHQIPAWYGPDGKVFVAETEEEAVSHALGYYVEQEVITAEQGREMALDRNKREGFITRDEDVLDTWFSSALWPFSTLGWPDDTPEVQRYYPTNALVTGFDIIFFWVARMMMMGLHFMKEVPFSTVYIHALVRDEKGAKMSKSKGNVIDPLHLIDEYGADALRFTLAAMAAQGRDIKLATSRVEGYRNFATKLWNACRFAEMNHCAVPEGFEPAKAKETLNRWIAHETAHTTREVTEAIEAYRFNDAAGSIYRFVWNVYCDWYVELAKPVLLGPDSPAKDETRAMVAWARDEILKLLHPFMPFITEELWEVTAKRDGLLALAPWPLRPVEPTPEQLAMLAVTTGPTDALVSPAWVLPIFDHADFADPKAEAEIGWVIDLVTQIRSVRAEMNIAPATLTALVLAGASAETKERAPRWTDVIKRMARLSDISFADRAPDGAVQLLVRGEVAALPLKGVIDVAAERTRLDKEIAKAEADIKRAESKLANEKFVANAAEEVVEEEREKREAALARKAKLLEALERLKQAF, from the coding sequence ATGATCGAGAAAAATTACCAGCCCGCCGATATCGAAACCCGCATGTCCGTGGTGTGGGAGGACAGCCTTGCGTTCAAGGCTGGCCGGCCCGACCGCCGTGATGCCGTGCCCTTCACCATCGTGATCCCGCCGCCGAACGTGACGGGCTCGCTGCACATGGGCCACGCCCTCAACAACACGCTGCAGGACATCCTGTGCCGGTTCGAGCGCATGCGCGGCCGCGACGTGCTCTGGCAGCCCGGCACCGACCATGCCGGCATCGCCACCCAAATGGTGGTCGAGCGGCAGCTGATGGAGCGTCAGCAGCCCGGCCGCCGCGAGATGGGCCGCGAGAAGTTTCTGGAGCGGGTCTGGCAGTGGAAGGCCGAGAGCGGCGACACCATCATCAACCAGCTCAAGCGGCTCGGTGCGTCCTGCGACTGGTCGCGCGAGCGCTTCACGATGGACGAGGGGCTGTCGAAGGCCGTCATCAAGGTGTTCGTCGAACTGCACCGCGAGGGCCTGATCTACAAGGACAAGCGGCTGGTGAATTGGGACACCAAGCTGCTCACTGCGATCTCGGATCTCGAGGTGCAGCAGACCGAGGTCAAGGGCAGCCTCTGGTATCTGCGCTATCCGATCGAGGGCAAGACCTTCAGCCCGGAGGATCCCTCGAGCTTCATCGTCGTCGCCACCACGCGCCCCGAGACCATGCTCGGCGATACCGGCGTGGCCGTGCATCCGGAGGACGAGCGCTATCAGAAGCTGATCGGCAAGAACGTCGTCCTGCCGCTGGTCGGCCGCAAGATCCAGATCGTCGCCGACGAGTATTCCGATCCTGAGAAGGGATCTGGTGCGGTCAAGGTGACGCCGGCGCACGACTTCAACGATTTCGAGGTCGGCAATCGCCACGGCCTGCGTCGCATCAGCGTGCTCGACAGGGAAGGCTGCCTCGATCTCCTCGACAATGAGGACTATCTGCGCGACCTGCCCGAAGGCGCCGCGCAATTCGCCGAGGAGTTCCACAAGGTCGACCGCTTCGCCGCGCGCAAGCGCATCGTCGAGCGGCTGGAATCGTTCGGCTTCGTCGAGCGGATCGAGCCCCACACCCACATGGTGCCGCACGGCGATCGCTCTGGCAGCGTGATCGAGCCCTACCTGACCGACCAGTGGTACGTCGACGCCAAGACGCTGGCGAGACCTGCGATCGCCGCGGTGCGTTCGGGCGAAACGACGTTCGTGCCGAAGAACTGGGAAAAGACCTATTTCGACTGGATGGAGAACATCCAGCCCTGGTGCATCTCGCGCCAGCTCTGGTGGGGCCACCAGATCCCGGCCTGGTACGGGCCGGACGGCAAGGTGTTCGTCGCCGAGACCGAGGAGGAGGCCGTCAGCCACGCGCTCGGCTATTACGTCGAGCAGGAGGTCATCACGGCCGAGCAGGGCCGCGAGATGGCGCTCGACCGCAACAAGCGCGAAGGCTTCATCACGCGCGACGAGGACGTGCTCGACACCTGGTTCTCCTCGGCGCTGTGGCCGTTCTCGACTCTCGGCTGGCCCGACGACACACCCGAGGTGCAGCGCTACTACCCGACCAATGCGCTGGTGACCGGCTTCGACATCATCTTCTTCTGGGTCGCCCGCATGATGATGATGGGCCTGCACTTCATGAAGGAGGTGCCGTTCTCGACCGTCTACATCCACGCCCTCGTCCGCGACGAGAAGGGCGCCAAGATGTCGAAGTCGAAGGGCAACGTCATCGATCCCCTCCACCTGATCGACGAATACGGCGCGGACGCGCTGCGCTTCACGCTGGCGGCGATGGCAGCGCAGGGCCGCGACATCAAGCTCGCCACCAGCCGCGTCGAAGGCTATCGCAATTTCGCGACCAAGCTCTGGAACGCGTGCCGCTTCGCGGAGATGAACCACTGCGCCGTGCCGGAAGGCTTCGAGCCGGCGAAGGCCAAGGAGACGCTGAACCGCTGGATCGCGCATGAGACCGCGCACACCACGCGCGAGGTGACCGAGGCGATCGAGGCCTATCGCTTCAACGATGCCGCCGGCAGCATCTACCGCTTCGTCTGGAACGTCTATTGCGACTGGTATGTCGAACTCGCCAAGCCCGTGCTGCTCGGTCCGGACAGCCCTGCCAAGGACGAGACCCGCGCCATGGTCGCCTGGGCGCGCGACGAGATCCTGAAGCTGCTGCATCCCTTCATGCCCTTCATCACCGAAGAGCTGTGGGAGGTGACGGCCAAGCGCGACGGCCTGCTCGCGCTGGCACCGTGGCCGCTGAGGCCGGTCGAGCCGACGCCGGAGCAGCTCGCGATGCTCGCGGTGACCACGGGACCGACCGATGCGCTCGTCTCGCCGGCCTGGGTGCTGCCGATCTTCGATCATGCCGACTTTGCCGATCCCAAGGCCGAGGCCGAGATCGGCTGGGTCATCGACCTCGTCACGCAGATCCGCTCGGTGCGCGCCGAGATGAACATCGCGCCGGCAACGCTGACGGCGCTGGTGCTTGCCGGCGCCTCCGCCGAGACGAAGGAGCGCGCGCCGCGCTGGACCGATGTCATCAAGCGCATGGCGCGGCTGTCGGATATCTCGTTCGCCGACCGCGCGCCTGATGGCGCGGTCCAGCTGCTGGTGCGCGGTGAAGTCGCCGCGCTGCCGCTCAAGGGCGTGATCGACGTCGCCGCCGAGCGCACGCGTCTCGACAAGGAGATCGCCAAGGCCGAGGCCGACATCAAGCGTGCCGAGTCCAAGCTGGCCAACGAAAAGTTCGTCGCCAACGCGGCCGAGGAGGTCGTCGAGGAGGAGCGCGAAAAGCGCGAGGCGGCGCTGGCCCGCAAGGCCAAGCTGCTGGAGGCGCTGGAGCGGCTGAAGCAGGCGTTTTAG
- a CDS encoding cytochrome C oxidase subunit II has protein sequence MSAQDTHASASAEVAARVERRWATIAVIIIVMMALLAAFAGIHRATMPQPRVETTDPSRLHLSGEFVESNLGSVLEANGNVTVRAIGQQYSFTPACILVPADTPITLRATSADVVHGILIQGTNVNAMLVPGYISEQLMRFTKTGDYLMPCQEFCSFGHEGMWGKVKVIDKAEFAGRAKGGGRLSCVGQ, from the coding sequence ATGAGCGCCCAGGACACTCACGCCAGCGCCAGCGCCGAGGTCGCGGCCCGCGTCGAGCGGCGCTGGGCGACCATTGCCGTGATCATCATCGTGATGATGGCGCTGCTCGCGGCATTCGCCGGTATCCATCGCGCGACCATGCCGCAGCCGCGCGTCGAAACGACCGATCCATCCCGGCTGCATCTCTCAGGCGAATTCGTCGAGAGCAATCTCGGCAGCGTGCTCGAGGCGAACGGCAATGTGACCGTGCGCGCGATCGGCCAGCAATATTCCTTCACACCGGCCTGCATCCTGGTGCCTGCGGACACGCCGATCACCTTGCGCGCCACCAGCGCCGACGTCGTGCACGGCATCCTGATCCAGGGCACCAACGTCAACGCCATGCTGGTCCCGGGCTACATCTCCGAACAGCTCATGCGTTTCACGAAGACCGGCGATTATCTGATGCCCTGCCAGGAGTTTTGCAGCTTCGGCCACGAAGGCATGTGGGGCAAGGTCAAGGTGATCGACAAGGCCGAATTCGCCGGTCGTGCGAAGGGTGGCGGGAGGCTGAGCTGTGTTGGCCAATAG
- a CDS encoding b(o/a)3-type cytochrome-c oxidase subunit 1, which produces MLANRKLILAHFWLAFAVFGIALALGAWQMFIRSPIGTWLSNPELYYRSLTAHGTVMGYVFPTLVAMGFGYAIAESALEQRLVGVRWAWTGFWLIVAGSIMAVIPIALGRASVLYTFYPPLIGNVFYYLGVVLVVVGSWVWVALMSINLRVWRKAHPGAPVPLAMFANVAGSYLWAWTAVGAALELLLQIIPVAAGLKSTIDAGLARVFFSWTLHAIVYFWLMPTYIAYYTIVPRAIGGRVYSDTMARISFILFLVVAMPIGMHHTFADPQVGAGFKFIHSAFTALVALPTLLTVFTICASVEIAARLRGGRGLFGWIRALPWDNPMMLALAFSFVMLGFGGAGGLINMSYQLDASIHNTQWITGHFHLIFGGAIVIMYFAIAYDLWPHLTGRELIDLRLIRTQLWLWFVGMMVTTFPWHWVGILGMPRRMAYFDFADPAISPQALSVTLSAIGGFILLTSGILFLVILARGMRAPQADAGPYRFALAVHQPATVPVALNTYALWVGLMIALTLTNYGYPILTLALNEGTSVPAVYVGAQ; this is translated from the coding sequence GTGTTGGCCAATAGGAAGCTCATCCTCGCTCATTTCTGGCTCGCTTTTGCCGTGTTCGGCATCGCGCTCGCGCTCGGCGCCTGGCAGATGTTCATCCGCAGCCCGATCGGCACCTGGCTGTCCAATCCCGAACTGTACTACCGCTCGCTGACCGCGCATGGCACGGTGATGGGCTACGTTTTCCCGACGCTGGTCGCGATGGGTTTTGGCTATGCCATAGCTGAGTCCGCGCTGGAGCAGCGCCTGGTCGGGGTGCGCTGGGCCTGGACCGGGTTCTGGCTGATCGTCGCCGGCAGCATCATGGCGGTGATCCCGATCGCGCTCGGCCGCGCTTCGGTGCTCTACACCTTCTATCCGCCGCTGATCGGCAACGTCTTCTACTATCTCGGCGTCGTGCTGGTCGTGGTCGGCTCGTGGGTCTGGGTCGCGCTGATGTCGATCAATTTGCGCGTCTGGCGCAAGGCCCATCCCGGCGCGCCGGTGCCGCTCGCCATGTTCGCCAATGTCGCAGGCTCCTATTTATGGGCCTGGACCGCAGTCGGCGCCGCGCTCGAGCTGCTGCTCCAGATCATTCCGGTCGCGGCGGGCCTGAAGAGCACAATCGATGCCGGCCTTGCCCGCGTGTTCTTCTCCTGGACGCTGCACGCCATCGTCTATTTCTGGCTGATGCCGACCTACATTGCCTATTACACCATCGTGCCGCGCGCGATCGGCGGGCGCGTCTATTCCGACACCATGGCTCGCATCTCCTTCATCCTGTTCCTGGTGGTCGCGATGCCGATCGGCATGCACCATACCTTTGCCGATCCGCAGGTCGGCGCCGGCTTCAAGTTCATCCATTCGGCCTTCACCGCGCTGGTCGCGCTGCCGACGCTGCTGACCGTGTTCACGATCTGCGCCTCGGTCGAGATCGCTGCGCGGCTGCGCGGCGGGCGCGGCCTGTTCGGCTGGATCAGGGCCCTGCCCTGGGACAATCCGATGATGCTGGCGCTGGCCTTCTCGTTCGTCATGCTCGGCTTCGGCGGAGCCGGCGGCCTGATCAACATGAGCTATCAGCTCGATGCGTCCATCCACAACACGCAGTGGATCACCGGACATTTCCACCTGATCTTCGGCGGCGCCATCGTGATCATGTATTTCGCGATCGCCTATGATCTGTGGCCGCATCTGACCGGCCGCGAGCTGATCGATCTCCGCCTGATCCGGACCCAGCTCTGGCTCTGGTTCGTCGGCATGATGGTCACCACCTTCCCGTGGCACTGGGTCGGCATTCTGGGCATGCCGCGCCGCATGGCCTATTTCGACTTCGCCGATCCAGCGATCTCGCCGCAGGCGCTGTCCGTGACCCTTTCGGCCATCGGCGGCTTCATCCTGTTGACCTCGGGTATTCTGTTCCTGGTCATTCTTGCGCGCGGCATGCGCGCGCCGCAGGCTGACGCCGGGCCCTATCGGTTTGCGCTGGCCGTGCACCAGCCGGCGACCGTGCCGGTCGCGCTCAACACCTACGCCCTGTGGGTCGGGCTGATGATCGCGCTCACCCTCACCAATTACGGCTACCCGATCCTGACGCTGGCGCTGAACGAAGGCACCTCGGTGCCGGCCGTCTATGTGGGAGCGCAGTGA
- a CDS encoding type II toxin-antitoxin system RatA family toxin: MHRVSSKHRVNHSASEMFDLVADVERYPEFVPLCSALKVRQRMAKPDGTEVLVADMTVSFKLVKESFTSRVTLDRANLKILVEYLQGPFRNLENRWTFEPKGEGVCDVGFFLAYEFKSRMLAMLMGSMFDAAFARFSTAFEKRADAIYGRPKVAST, encoded by the coding sequence ATGCATCGAGTTTCGAGCAAGCACCGTGTCAACCACAGCGCGTCCGAGATGTTCGATCTGGTCGCCGATGTCGAGCGCTACCCGGAATTCGTGCCGCTGTGCAGCGCGCTGAAGGTGCGCCAGCGCATGGCGAAGCCCGACGGCACCGAGGTGCTGGTCGCCGACATGACGGTGTCGTTCAAGCTGGTCAAGGAATCCTTCACCAGCCGCGTGACGCTCGACCGCGCCAATCTGAAAATCCTCGTCGAATACCTGCAAGGTCCGTTCAGGAATCTGGAAAATCGTTGGACGTTCGAGCCCAAGGGAGAGGGCGTCTGCGACGTCGGCTTCTTCCTCGCCTACGAATTCAAGAGCCGCATGCTGGCGATGCTGATGGGCTCGATGTTCGATGCCGCATTTGCGCGGTTCTCGACGGCGTTCGAGAAACGGGCAGACGCGATCTACGGTCGGCCGAAGGTGGCATCGACGTAG
- a CDS encoding DNA-3-methyladenine glycosylase, with the protein MAPISKTSPPRLGKPLKRAFFGRSVHEVAPDLIGATMLVDGVGGIIVEVEAYHHTDPAAHSYRGATPRNQVMFGPPGFAYVYRSYGIHWCVNFVCEEEGSASAVLIRALEPTHGLAAMRRRRHLQDVHALCSGPGKLTEALGITIAHNALPLDRPPISLHARTEEMEVATGIRIGITKAVELPWRYGVRGSKFLSKPFPK; encoded by the coding sequence ATGGCTCCAATCTCGAAGACTTCTCCACCGCGGCTCGGCAAGCCCCTGAAGCGCGCCTTCTTCGGACGCAGCGTGCACGAGGTCGCACCCGACCTGATCGGTGCCACCATGCTGGTCGACGGTGTCGGCGGCATCATCGTCGAGGTCGAGGCCTATCATCATACCGACCCGGCCGCGCACTCCTACCGCGGGGCGACGCCGCGGAACCAGGTCATGTTTGGCCCGCCCGGCTTTGCCTATGTCTACCGCTCCTACGGCATCCATTGGTGCGTGAACTTCGTTTGCGAGGAGGAAGGCTCGGCCAGCGCCGTGCTGATCCGTGCGCTGGAGCCGACGCATGGCCTGGCTGCGATGCGCCGACGCCGGCACCTGCAGGACGTGCATGCGCTATGCTCGGGCCCGGGCAAGCTGACCGAGGCACTCGGCATCACCATCGCGCACAACGCCCTGCCGCTGGATCGGCCGCCGATCTCACTGCATGCGCGGACGGAGGAGATGGAGGTCGCAACCGGCATCCGCATCGGCATCACCAAGGCGGTCGAGCTGCCCTGGCGCTACGGCGTCAGGGGCTCGAAGTTTCTGAGCAAGCCGTTTCCGAAGTAG